In a single window of the Tiliqua scincoides isolate rTilSci1 chromosome 15, rTilSci1.hap2, whole genome shotgun sequence genome:
- the LOC136635290 gene encoding actin-related protein 2-B-like, which produces MDSQGRRVVVCDNGTGFVKCGFAGSNFPEHIFPALVGRPIIRSTAKVGNIEIKDLMVGDEASELRSMLEVNYPMENGIVRNWDDMKYLWDYTFGPEKLSIDPRNCKILLTEPPMNPTKNREKIIEVMFETYQFEGVYIAIQAVLTLYAQGLLTGVVVDSGDGVTHICPVYEGFSLPHLTRRLDIAGRDITRYLIKLLLLRGYAFNHSADFETVRMMKEKLCYVGYNIEQEQKLAQETTVLVESYTLPDGRVIKVGGERFEAPEALFQPHLINVEGVGVAELLFNTIQAADIDTRAEFYKHIVLSGGSTMYPGLPSRLEREIKQLYLERVLKGDVEKLSKFKIRIEDPPRRKHMVFLGGAVLADIMKDKDNFWLRRSEYLEKGTRILEKLGVTVR; this is translated from the exons ATGGACAGCCAGGGGCGCCGCGTGGTGGTCTGCGACAACGGCACCGGG TTCGTTAAGTGTGGTTTTGCCGGCTCCAACTTCCCCGAACACATCTTCCCGGCCCTGGTGGGACGTCCCATCATCCGTTCCACGGCCAAAGTTGGCAACATTGAGATCAAG GACCTCATGGTTGGAGATGAGGCCAGTGAGCTGCGCTCCATGCTGGAGGTGAACTACCCCATGGAGAATGGGATCGTGCGCAACTGGGATGACATGAAGTACCTGTGGGACTACACTTTTGGGCCCGAGAAACTCAGCATCGACCCCCGGAACTGCAAGATCTTGCTCACAGAGCCCCCCATGAATCCCACCAAGAACCGGGAGAAGATAATTGAG GTGATGTTTGAGACGTACCAGTTTGAGGGTGTCTATATAGCTATTCAGGCCGTGCTGACCCTTTATGCCCAGG GCCTTCTGACTGGCGTGGTTGTGGACTCGGGGGACGGCGTCACCCACATCTGCCCAGTATACGAGGGCTTCTCCTTGCCGCATCTCACCCGTCGGCTGGATATTGCGGGGCGTGACATCACACGCTACCTCATTAAG CTCCTGCTGTTGCGCGGCTATGCTTTTAACCACTCGGCCGACTTCGAGACGGTGAGGATGATGAAGGAGAAACTCTGTTATGTGGGCTACAACATCGagcaggagcagaagctggcacaggaGACGACAGTGCTTGTGGAGTCCTACACG CTCCCAGACGGGCGGGTGATCAAAGTTGGCGGGGAGCGTTTTGAGGCACCGGAGGCCTTGTTCCAGCCACATCTCATCAACGTGGAAGGCGTGGGCGTGGCTGAGCTGCTCTTCAACACCATCCAGGCAGCTGACATCGATACCCG AGCTGAGTTCTACAAACACATTGTGCTTTCCGGTGGCTCCACCATGTACCCTGGACTGCCGTCCCGCCTGGAGCGCGAGATCAAACAGCTGTATCTTGAACGGGTGCTGAAGGGCGATGTGGAAAAGCTGTCT AAATTCAAGATCCGCATCGAGGACCCTCCCCGGCGGAAGCACATGGTGTTCTTGGGGGGAGCTGTGCTGGCCGACATAATGAAAGACAAAGACAACTTCTGGCTGAGACGCTCCGAGTACCTGGAAAAGGGGACCCGAATCCTGGAGAAGCTGGGGGTGACTGTGCGATAG
- the PELI3 gene encoding E3 ubiquitin-protein ligase pellino homolog 3 isoform X1, with protein sequence MVLEGSPEAVTSQSLDLRRACPKSGRIYPSPGDSILLTKEPVKYGELIVLGYNGSLPNGDKGRRRSRLALFKRPKANGVKPDVIHHISTPLVSKALRNKGQHSISYTLSRSHSVIVEYTHDSETDMFQIGRSTESMIDFVVTDTTPGANSAIDGQSAQSTISRFACRVICERNPPYTARIYAAGFDASRNIFLGERAAKWRTPDGLMDGLTTNGVLVMHPNGGFSEDSTPGVWREISVCGNVYALRDSRSAQQRGKLVESESNVLQDGSLIDLCGATLLWRTSEGLLRTPTLQQLEALRQEINAARPQCPVGFSTLAFPSLAQRGVVEKKQPWVYVNCGHVHGFHNWGFRKEKGGLERECPMCRRSGPYVPLWLGCEAGLYLDAGRPTHAFCPCGHVCSAKTVQYWAQIPLPHGTHAFHAACPFCGTWLTGQQGFVRLIFQGPLD encoded by the exons ATGGTGCTGGAAGGCAGCCCTGAAGCAGTGACTTCCCAGTCCCTTGATCTCCGCCGAGCTTGCCCCAAAAGTGGCCGCATCTACCCTTCGCCAGGGGACAGTATCCTATTGACCAAGGAGCCAGTGAAGTACGGGGAGCTAATCGTCCTGGG GTACAATGGCTCCTTGCCCAATGGAGATAAAGGGCGGCGCCGGAGCCGACTGGCCCTCTTCAAGAGACCCAAGGCCAATGGGGTTAAACCCGATGTCATCCACCACATCTCAACACCACTGGTGTCCAAG GCCCTGAGAAACAAAGGCCAGCACAGCATCTCCTACACACTGTCCCGGAGCCATTCGGTGATCGTGGAGTACACGCACGACAGCGAAACCGACATGTTCCAG ATTGGACGATCCACAGAAAGTATGATTGATTTTGTGGTGACAGACACGACTCCTGGGGCAAACTCAGCTATCGATGGCCAGTCAGCCCAGAGCACCATCTCTCGCTTTGCCTGCCGCGTCATCTGTGAGAGGAACCCCCCATACACAGCACGAATTTACGCTGCTGGCTTTGACGCCTCCCGCAACATTTTCCTTGGA gagagggcagccaAGTGGAGGACTCCGGACGGGCTGATGGACGGACTGACGACTAACGGGGTGCTGGTGATGCACCCCAACGGCGGCTTTAGTGAGGACTCTACGCCCGGCGTGTGGCGCGAGATCTCCGTGTGTGGCAATGTGTACGCCCTGCGTGACAGTCGCTCAGCACAGCAGCGGGGAAAGCTG GTGGAATCAGAGTCCAACGTGCTCCAGGACGGCTCGCTCATCGACCTGTGTGGCGCCACCCTCTTGTGGCGGACCTCCGAGGGGCTCCTGCGCACCCCGACCCTGCAGCAGCTGGAGGCTCTGCGCCAGGAGATCAATGCTGCCCGGCCGCAGTGCCCGGTGGGCTTCAGCACACTGGCCTTCCCCAGCCTGGCCCAGCGAGGGGTGGTGGAGAAGAAGCAGCCCTGGGTCTACGTCAACTGCGGTCACGTCCACGGTTTCCACAACTGGGGCTTCCGCAAGGAGAAGGGGGGCCTGGAGCGGGAGTGCCCCATGTGCCGGCGCTCTGGGCCTTACGTGCCTCTCTGGCTGGGCTGCGAGGCGGGCCTGTACCTGGACGCCGGGCGTCCCACCCATGCCTTCTGCCCCTGCGGCCACGTCTGCTCTGCCAAGACTGTGCAGTACTGGGCGCAGATCCCTCTGCCCCACGGCACCCACGCCTTTCACGCGGCCTGCCCCTTCTGTGGCACCTGGCTGACGGGCCAGCAGGGGTTTGTCCGTCTCATCTTCCAGGGGCCTCTCGACTGA
- the PELI3 gene encoding E3 ubiquitin-protein ligase pellino homolog 3 isoform X2, with product MVLEGSPEAVTSQSLDLRRACPKSGRIYPSPGDSILLTKEPVKYGELISTPLVSKALRNKGQHSISYTLSRSHSVIVEYTHDSETDMFQIGRSTESMIDFVVTDTTPGANSAIDGQSAQSTISRFACRVICERNPPYTARIYAAGFDASRNIFLGERAAKWRTPDGLMDGLTTNGVLVMHPNGGFSEDSTPGVWREISVCGNVYALRDSRSAQQRGKLVESESNVLQDGSLIDLCGATLLWRTSEGLLRTPTLQQLEALRQEINAARPQCPVGFSTLAFPSLAQRGVVEKKQPWVYVNCGHVHGFHNWGFRKEKGGLERECPMCRRSGPYVPLWLGCEAGLYLDAGRPTHAFCPCGHVCSAKTVQYWAQIPLPHGTHAFHAACPFCGTWLTGQQGFVRLIFQGPLD from the exons ATGGTGCTGGAAGGCAGCCCTGAAGCAGTGACTTCCCAGTCCCTTGATCTCCGCCGAGCTTGCCCCAAAAGTGGCCGCATCTACCCTTCGCCAGGGGACAGTATCCTATTGACCAAGGAGCCAGTGAAGTACGGGGAGCTA ATCTCAACACCACTGGTGTCCAAG GCCCTGAGAAACAAAGGCCAGCACAGCATCTCCTACACACTGTCCCGGAGCCATTCGGTGATCGTGGAGTACACGCACGACAGCGAAACCGACATGTTCCAG ATTGGACGATCCACAGAAAGTATGATTGATTTTGTGGTGACAGACACGACTCCTGGGGCAAACTCAGCTATCGATGGCCAGTCAGCCCAGAGCACCATCTCTCGCTTTGCCTGCCGCGTCATCTGTGAGAGGAACCCCCCATACACAGCACGAATTTACGCTGCTGGCTTTGACGCCTCCCGCAACATTTTCCTTGGA gagagggcagccaAGTGGAGGACTCCGGACGGGCTGATGGACGGACTGACGACTAACGGGGTGCTGGTGATGCACCCCAACGGCGGCTTTAGTGAGGACTCTACGCCCGGCGTGTGGCGCGAGATCTCCGTGTGTGGCAATGTGTACGCCCTGCGTGACAGTCGCTCAGCACAGCAGCGGGGAAAGCTG GTGGAATCAGAGTCCAACGTGCTCCAGGACGGCTCGCTCATCGACCTGTGTGGCGCCACCCTCTTGTGGCGGACCTCCGAGGGGCTCCTGCGCACCCCGACCCTGCAGCAGCTGGAGGCTCTGCGCCAGGAGATCAATGCTGCCCGGCCGCAGTGCCCGGTGGGCTTCAGCACACTGGCCTTCCCCAGCCTGGCCCAGCGAGGGGTGGTGGAGAAGAAGCAGCCCTGGGTCTACGTCAACTGCGGTCACGTCCACGGTTTCCACAACTGGGGCTTCCGCAAGGAGAAGGGGGGCCTGGAGCGGGAGTGCCCCATGTGCCGGCGCTCTGGGCCTTACGTGCCTCTCTGGCTGGGCTGCGAGGCGGGCCTGTACCTGGACGCCGGGCGTCCCACCCATGCCTTCTGCCCCTGCGGCCACGTCTGCTCTGCCAAGACTGTGCAGTACTGGGCGCAGATCCCTCTGCCCCACGGCACCCACGCCTTTCACGCGGCCTGCCCCTTCTGTGGCACCTGGCTGACGGGCCAGCAGGGGTTTGTCCGTCTCATCTTCCAGGGGCCTCTCGACTGA